From one Nocardioides yefusunii genomic stretch:
- the npdG gene encoding NADPH-dependent F420 reductase: MSELAGKTIAVLGGTGPQGRGLARRFAQAGLSVVIGGRGAEKAEATAAELVEATGGKVTGAANPDAAAAADVVLVVVPWDGHKELLESLKDVLAGKIVVDCVNPLGFDKQGPFALKVEEGSATEQAAAILTESTVVGAFHNVSAALLEDPELSSIDTDVFVLGDERDATDLVQELAASIPGVRGVWGGRRRNAHQVEALTANLIAMNRRYKTHAGVKATGV, from the coding sequence ATGAGCGAGCTCGCAGGCAAGACCATCGCCGTCCTCGGCGGCACCGGACCCCAGGGCCGCGGGCTGGCCCGTCGCTTCGCCCAGGCTGGCCTGAGCGTCGTCATCGGCGGTCGCGGCGCGGAGAAGGCCGAGGCCACCGCTGCGGAGCTGGTCGAGGCCACCGGCGGCAAGGTCACCGGTGCCGCGAACCCCGACGCCGCTGCTGCTGCCGACGTCGTCCTGGTCGTCGTCCCGTGGGACGGCCACAAGGAGTTGCTGGAGTCCCTCAAGGACGTCCTGGCCGGCAAGATCGTCGTCGACTGCGTCAACCCGCTCGGCTTCGACAAGCAGGGCCCCTTCGCTCTCAAGGTGGAGGAGGGTTCCGCCACCGAGCAGGCTGCCGCGATCCTGACCGAGTCGACCGTTGTCGGTGCTTTCCACAACGTCTCTGCCGCTCTTCTCGAGGACCCCGAGCTGAGCAGCATCGACACCGACGTCTTCGTCCTCGGTGACGAGCGCGACGCCACTGACCTCGTCCAGGAGTTGGCCGCCTCGATCCCCGGTGTCCGTGGCGTCTGGGGCGGTCGCCGTCGCAATGCCCACCAGGTCGAGGCGCTCACCGCCAACCTGATCGCGATGAACCGTCGCTACAAGACCCACGCGGGCGTGAAGGCCACCGGCGTCTGA
- a CDS encoding acyltransferase family protein has product MSVEACTDRNADVVSAHHVGIDVLRAAAVALVMARHALPDLFPGAGVVGVVMFFALSGHLITHGLLAEHRRDGRIDLREFYRRRVVRLAPALVLWLIGFSVVVLCLDPLGDRTTLSATWGTALTWTANLPLPWVGESSDAAFHLWTLAGEEQFYLLWPVLLGCALARRRRVRLLLGALLACVVGLAATALWLGEAADVAYAFPTSWALCFVVGGASALFSPVVQPLATGRWIVPTASATLLALALLPVRGSWLTYTVVAPLVAVLTTLLVARARAGGVDAAGSPDLARAAVWLGRRSYAAYLWNYPVAVWLRATDLPLGVQAVVGVLLTCLLAEVSWRWVEEPAARRWGGRRRGAPAGREVRA; this is encoded by the coding sequence GTGTCCGTTGAGGCCTGCACTGACCGCAACGCCGACGTCGTGAGTGCACACCACGTCGGGATCGACGTCCTGCGGGCCGCCGCGGTGGCACTGGTGATGGCCCGGCATGCTCTGCCCGACCTGTTCCCCGGCGCCGGCGTGGTGGGGGTGGTGATGTTCTTCGCGCTGTCGGGTCACCTCATCACCCACGGGCTGCTGGCCGAACACCGTCGGGACGGTCGGATCGACCTGCGGGAGTTCTACCGACGCCGGGTCGTGCGGCTGGCCCCGGCGCTGGTCCTCTGGCTGATCGGGTTCAGCGTCGTCGTGCTGTGTCTCGATCCGCTCGGCGACCGGACGACGTTGTCGGCGACCTGGGGCACCGCACTGACGTGGACCGCGAACCTGCCCTTGCCGTGGGTGGGGGAGTCCAGTGACGCGGCGTTCCACCTCTGGACCCTGGCCGGGGAGGAGCAGTTCTACCTGCTGTGGCCTGTCCTCCTCGGGTGCGCGCTCGCCCGTCGTCGACGCGTGAGGCTCCTCCTGGGGGCGTTGCTGGCCTGCGTCGTCGGACTGGCCGCGACCGCGCTGTGGCTGGGGGAGGCAGCCGACGTGGCCTACGCGTTCCCCACCAGTTGGGCGCTCTGCTTCGTCGTGGGCGGGGCGTCGGCCCTGTTCTCCCCGGTGGTGCAGCCGCTGGCGACAGGGAGATGGATCGTGCCGACGGCATCAGCCACACTGCTGGCCCTCGCGTTGCTGCCGGTGCGCGGTTCCTGGCTCACGTACACCGTCGTCGCGCCACTGGTGGCGGTCCTGACCACGCTGTTGGTGGCGCGTGCGCGGGCCGGGGGCGTCGACGCCGCGGGCTCGCCCGACCTGGCTCGGGCCGCGGTGTGGTTGGGGCGTCGTAGTTACGCCGCCTACTTGTGGAACTACCCGGTCGCGGTGTGGCTGCGTGCCACGGACCTGCCGCTCGGCGTCCAGGCCGTGGTGGGTGTGCTGCTGACCTGTCTGCTCGCCGAGGTGTCGTGGCGCTGGGTCGAGGAACCCGCGGCGCGTCGATGGGGAGGTCGACGCCGGGGAGCACCGGCTGGCCGGGAGGTGCGCGCATGA
- the typA gene encoding translational GTPase TypA, whose protein sequence is MTSLRRNDLRNVAIVAHVDHGKTTLVDAMLRQGGAFTEREAENAGDRVMDSGDLEREKGITILAKNTAVHYSGPSAPEGMTINIIDTPGHADFGGEVERALSMVDGIVLLVDASEGPLPQTRFVLRKALNQKKPVALVVNKTDRSDARIDEVVDETYELFMDLLEDGDEDALDFPVIYASGKAGIASSVKPENGTLPEGDSLEPLFKTILETIPAPVYDEGAPLQAHVTNLDSSPFLGRLALLRIFQGELHKGQTVAWMKGDGTVKNVKITELLVTEGLVRVPGEKAGPGDIVAIAGIPEIMIGETIADAENPIALPLITVDEPAISMTIGTNTSPLAGKVKGAKVTARLVKDRLDSELIGNVSLKVLPTERPDAWEVQGRGELALAILVEQMRREGYELTVGKPQVVTKDINGKRHEPVERLTIDAPEEYLGAITELLANRKGRMEGMSNHGTGWIRMEFLVPARGLIGFRTEFMTVTRGTGMSSHIFESYEPWAGEIRSRLSGSLVADRAGAATAHAMTSLQERGTLFVPPTTEVYEGMIVGENSRADDMDVNITKEKQQTNIRSSSADNFEKLTPPKTLSLEQSLEFCRDDECVEVTPENVRIRKLVLDAGERSRTAARARKANKS, encoded by the coding sequence ATGACTTCTCTTCGCAGGAACGACCTGCGCAACGTCGCCATCGTCGCCCACGTCGACCACGGCAAGACCACGCTCGTCGACGCCATGCTCCGCCAGGGCGGTGCCTTCACTGAGCGCGAGGCCGAGAACGCGGGCGACCGCGTCATGGACTCCGGCGACCTGGAGCGCGAGAAGGGCATCACGATCCTCGCGAAGAACACCGCCGTGCACTACAGCGGTCCTTCCGCTCCCGAGGGCATGACGATCAACATCATCGACACCCCGGGTCACGCTGACTTCGGTGGCGAGGTCGAGCGCGCGCTCTCCATGGTCGACGGCATTGTCCTCCTGGTCGACGCCTCCGAGGGTCCGCTCCCGCAGACCCGTTTCGTGCTGCGCAAGGCCCTGAACCAGAAGAAGCCCGTCGCGCTGGTCGTCAACAAGACCGACCGCTCCGACGCTCGCATCGACGAGGTCGTCGACGAGACCTACGAGCTCTTCATGGACCTCCTGGAGGACGGCGACGAGGACGCACTCGACTTCCCCGTCATCTACGCCTCGGGCAAGGCCGGTATCGCCTCCTCCGTGAAGCCGGAGAACGGAACCCTCCCCGAGGGCGACAGCCTCGAGCCGCTCTTCAAGACGATCCTCGAGACCATCCCCGCCCCGGTCTACGACGAGGGTGCGCCGCTCCAGGCCCACGTCACCAACCTTGACTCCTCGCCGTTCCTCGGCCGTCTCGCCCTGCTGCGCATCTTCCAGGGTGAGCTGCACAAGGGTCAGACCGTTGCCTGGATGAAGGGCGACGGCACCGTCAAGAACGTCAAGATCACCGAGCTCCTCGTCACCGAGGGCCTGGTCCGCGTCCCCGGCGAGAAGGCTGGCCCGGGCGACATCGTCGCCATCGCCGGTATCCCGGAGATCATGATCGGTGAGACCATCGCCGACGCCGAGAACCCGATCGCACTGCCGCTGATCACGGTCGACGAGCCCGCGATCTCCATGACCATCGGTACCAACACCTCGCCGCTCGCCGGCAAGGTCAAGGGCGCCAAGGTCACCGCTCGCCTGGTCAAGGACCGCCTCGACTCCGAGCTCATCGGCAACGTGTCCCTCAAGGTCCTCCCGACCGAGCGTCCCGACGCCTGGGAGGTCCAGGGTCGTGGCGAGCTCGCGCTGGCCATCCTGGTCGAGCAGATGCGTCGCGAGGGCTACGAGCTCACCGTCGGCAAGCCGCAGGTGGTCACCAAGGACATCAACGGCAAGCGTCACGAGCCCGTCGAGCGCCTCACCATCGACGCTCCCGAGGAGTACCTCGGCGCGATCACCGAGCTCCTCGCGAACCGCAAGGGCCGCATGGAGGGCATGTCCAACCACGGCACCGGCTGGATCCGCATGGAGTTCCTGGTCCCCGCCCGTGGCCTCATCGGCTTCCGTACCGAGTTCATGACCGTCACCCGCGGTACCGGTATGTCGTCGCACATCTTCGAGTCCTACGAGCCGTGGGCCGGCGAGATCCGCTCGCGTCTGTCGGGTTCGCTCGTCGCCGACCGCGCCGGTGCTGCCACCGCTCACGCCATGACCTCGCTCCAGGAGCGCGGCACCCTGTTCGTGCCCCCGACCACCGAGGTCTACGAGGGCATGATCGTCGGCGAGAACTCGCGCGCCGACGACATGGACGTCAACATCACCAAGGAGAAGCAGCAGACGAACATCCGTTCCTCGTCCGCTGACAACTTCGAGAAGCTGACCCCGCCGAAGACCCTCTCGCTGGAGCAGTCCCTGGAGTTCTGCCGAGACGACGAGTGCGTCGAGGTCACCCCGGAGAACGTCCGCATCCGCAAGCTGGTCCTGGACGCCGGCGAGCGCAGCCGCACCGCTGCCCGCGCCCGCAAGGCCAACAAGTCCTGA
- the alr gene encoding alanine racemase, with protein MLTPRLTVDLAAVTHNVTRLRAGSTARDLVAVVKADGFGHGARAVAGAAIAAGASGLGVTTLAEAEPLLDLGVPVLSWLNPVGAAFEDPATADVEVAVTSLEHLAAVVRGAARSGVRRRVHLFVDTGMNRDGCDPVDWVTLCARARGAERCGYLEVVGVMGHLGCADDENERHHRAAHLRFTAAVRVARGLGLSPRHLHLSATGATLRTPGAHHDTLRVGAGLVGIDPSGVEAAVCGLRPAATLSAPVVQVRRVVAGQHVGYGHDHAVSRDGWVGLVPLGYADGLPRAASDHAEMWVAGRRRRVLGWISMDQTVVDLGDDAVAPGSEAVVFGPGERGEPTVQEWAEWGSTIPHEVLTGIPARVARVHLGAGNLNSSNHMERAA; from the coding sequence ATGCTCACTCCACGCCTCACCGTCGACCTCGCGGCGGTCACCCACAACGTCACCCGGCTCCGGGCCGGGAGCACGGCCCGCGACCTGGTTGCGGTGGTCAAGGCCGACGGCTTCGGGCACGGTGCCCGGGCGGTTGCCGGCGCGGCGATCGCCGCCGGTGCCTCGGGGCTGGGGGTCACGACGCTGGCTGAGGCCGAACCGTTGCTGGACCTCGGGGTGCCGGTGCTCAGCTGGCTCAACCCCGTCGGCGCCGCCTTCGAGGACCCGGCCACCGCCGACGTCGAGGTCGCCGTGACCTCGCTGGAGCACCTGGCTGCCGTGGTCCGTGGTGCTGCCCGGAGCGGGGTGCGTCGTCGGGTCCATCTCTTCGTCGACACCGGCATGAACCGGGACGGCTGCGACCCCGTGGACTGGGTGACGTTGTGTGCCCGCGCCCGTGGCGCCGAACGCTGCGGGTACCTCGAGGTCGTCGGAGTGATGGGGCACCTGGGGTGTGCCGACGACGAGAACGAGCGCCACCACCGCGCTGCGCACCTCCGCTTCACCGCCGCGGTCCGTGTCGCTCGCGGCCTCGGACTCTCGCCGCGGCACCTGCACCTCTCCGCGACCGGGGCGACCCTGCGCACCCCCGGTGCCCACCACGACACGTTGCGGGTGGGTGCCGGCCTCGTCGGCATCGATCCGTCCGGCGTCGAGGCAGCTGTCTGCGGGCTGCGCCCGGCCGCGACCCTGAGCGCCCCCGTCGTCCAGGTCCGTCGAGTCGTGGCGGGACAGCACGTCGGGTACGGGCACGACCACGCCGTGTCCCGGGACGGATGGGTCGGGCTGGTCCCGTTGGGGTACGCCGACGGTCTGCCGCGTGCGGCGTCCGACCATGCCGAGATGTGGGTGGCCGGACGACGTCGTCGGGTCCTGGGCTGGATCTCGATGGACCAGACGGTCGTCGACCTCGGGGACGACGCCGTGGCTCCGGGCTCCGAGGCGGTCGTGTTCGGGCCCGGGGAGCGGGGTGAACCGACGGTGCAGGAATGGGCAGAGTGGGGGAGCACGATCCCGCACGAGGTGCTCACCGGGATCCCGGCACGGGTCGCGCGGGTGCACCTCGGCGCTGGAAACCTCAACAGCTCGAACCACATGGAGCGTGCCGCATGA
- a CDS encoding response regulator, with protein MNDEHPDEIRVLLVDDQELFRAGIQVILDAQPGIRVVGTASDGAEAVSAVRALSPDVVLMDMRMPEMDGVEATRQIFSPAAVAARETPVKVIVLTTFNLDDRAATAIRLGASGFLLKGTSPALLVDAVRTVHAGHAVLAPEDLATLMEGQFNTPEVTVPAAYASLTEREREVFDGVVRGLSNGEIAAASFLGESTVKTHVGSVLRKLGLRDRVQIVVFAYEHGLA; from the coding sequence GTGAACGACGAACACCCCGACGAGATCCGGGTCCTGCTGGTCGACGACCAGGAACTCTTCCGTGCCGGGATCCAGGTGATCCTGGACGCCCAGCCCGGCATCCGGGTGGTGGGCACCGCCTCCGATGGCGCCGAGGCCGTTTCGGCAGTCCGGGCACTGAGCCCTGACGTGGTGCTGATGGACATGCGGATGCCGGAGATGGACGGCGTCGAGGCGACCCGTCAGATCTTCTCCCCGGCCGCGGTCGCTGCCCGGGAGACGCCGGTGAAGGTGATCGTGCTGACCACCTTCAACCTCGACGACCGGGCCGCCACCGCGATCCGTCTGGGGGCGAGCGGGTTCCTGCTCAAGGGCACCTCGCCGGCGCTGCTCGTCGACGCGGTCCGCACGGTCCACGCCGGACACGCGGTGCTGGCACCGGAGGACCTCGCGACGCTGATGGAGGGCCAGTTCAACACCCCCGAGGTGACGGTGCCCGCCGCGTACGCGTCACTGACCGAACGCGAGCGCGAGGTCTTCGACGGCGTCGTGCGGGGCCTGTCGAACGGTGAGATCGCGGCGGCGTCGTTCCTGGGGGAGTCGACGGTGAAGACCCACGTCGGGTCGGTGCTGCGCAAGCTGGGTCTGCGTGACCGGGTGCAGATCGTGGTCTTCGCCTACGAGCACGGGCTCGCCTGA
- a CDS encoding class I SAM-dependent methyltransferase, whose amino-acid sequence MSESASPRPRWFTATPEGHSTNYVERFRALADQGADLDGEARFVDTLAGRGSRILDAGCGAGRVAGALHAVGHQALGLDVDPVLIEAAETDHPGPTYAVADLSELTLDDVGDEPVDLTVCAGNVMVFLAPGTEQQVLRNLCAVTRAGGRVVLGFRRDEVYPFTAFDDDLTALARDGVADFEQRFATWHLDPFTDDADFAVTVLRVR is encoded by the coding sequence ATGAGCGAGTCCGCCTCTCCCCGTCCCCGCTGGTTCACCGCGACCCCCGAGGGCCATTCGACCAACTACGTCGAACGCTTCCGCGCGCTCGCCGACCAGGGCGCCGACCTCGACGGCGAGGCCCGGTTCGTCGACACCCTCGCCGGCCGCGGCTCCCGGATCCTCGACGCGGGCTGCGGTGCCGGACGCGTCGCCGGTGCGCTGCACGCGGTGGGGCACCAGGCCCTCGGCCTCGACGTCGACCCGGTCCTGATCGAGGCGGCCGAGACCGACCACCCCGGCCCGACCTACGCCGTCGCCGACCTCAGTGAACTCACGCTCGACGACGTCGGTGACGAGCCCGTCGACCTCACGGTCTGCGCCGGCAACGTGATGGTCTTCCTCGCGCCCGGCACGGAGCAGCAGGTGCTCCGCAACCTCTGTGCCGTGACCCGTGCCGGTGGTCGCGTCGTCCTCGGGTTCCGTCGCGACGAGGTCTACCCGTTCACCGCCTTCGACGACGACCTCACCGCCCTGGCCCGCGACGGTGTCGCCGACTTCGAGCAGCGCTTCGCGACTTGGCACCTCGACCCGTTCACCGACGACGCCGACTTCGCGGTCACCGTGCTCCGCGTCCGCTGA
- a CDS encoding D-alanine--D-alanine ligase family protein yields the protein MSAAEGATTRVAVIGGGTSSEHDVSNATADSISTTLAGLDEFEVLRMDITRCGGWQDADGSALDAAVALGKLARCEVLFGSVHGPGGEDGTLAALASLLGVAVVGSGLTAGALAMDKWVTKLVAAEVGVQVAAGRLVRPDDLVTWEGPVVVKPVAAGSSNGVSLVREPGDLEVALKAAFAEDDRVLVEEVVEGREIDVAVLRRADGTLLVTPALEVHVDGFFDYDAKYGGSDGTRFEVPAPITGAERAELERQAVDVFEALGCAGVARVDFFLTERGWVLNEVNTVPGMTATSQVPLMAAAAGMTYAELLSDLVRSARVR from the coding sequence ATGAGCGCCGCAGAGGGAGCAACCACGCGGGTCGCGGTCATCGGTGGCGGAACGAGCTCCGAGCATGACGTCTCGAACGCCACCGCCGACTCGATCAGCACGACGCTCGCAGGTCTCGACGAGTTCGAGGTGCTGCGCATGGACATCACCCGCTGCGGCGGGTGGCAGGACGCCGACGGTTCGGCACTGGACGCGGCTGTGGCGTTGGGGAAGCTCGCCCGCTGCGAGGTGCTGTTCGGGTCGGTGCACGGCCCCGGCGGCGAGGACGGGACGCTTGCGGCGCTCGCCTCGCTGCTGGGGGTCGCCGTGGTGGGCTCCGGCCTCACCGCCGGAGCCCTGGCGATGGACAAGTGGGTCACCAAACTCGTGGCCGCCGAGGTCGGGGTGCAGGTGGCCGCCGGGCGGCTGGTGCGTCCCGACGACCTGGTGACGTGGGAAGGGCCGGTGGTGGTGAAGCCGGTCGCGGCGGGATCGAGCAACGGCGTCTCCTTGGTCCGCGAGCCCGGAGACCTCGAGGTCGCACTGAAGGCGGCCTTCGCCGAGGACGACCGCGTACTGGTGGAGGAGGTCGTGGAAGGCCGCGAGATCGACGTGGCGGTGCTGCGCCGGGCTGACGGCACGCTGCTGGTCACGCCGGCGCTGGAGGTCCACGTCGACGGTTTCTTCGACTACGACGCCAAGTACGGAGGCAGCGACGGCACCCGGTTCGAGGTCCCGGCCCCGATCACCGGGGCGGAACGCGCCGAGCTGGAACGTCAGGCGGTGGACGTCTTCGAGGCCCTGGGGTGCGCCGGGGTTGCTCGGGTCGACTTCTTCCTCACCGAGCGTGGCTGGGTGCTCAACGAGGTCAACACCGTGCCCGGGATGACGGCCACCTCGCAGGTGCCGTTGATGGCGGCGGCCGCGGGGATGACGTACGCGGAGCTGCTCAGCGACCTCGTCAGGTCGGCCCGTGTCCGTTGA
- a CDS encoding SDR family NAD(P)-dependent oxidoreductase, with the protein MDLGLSGARALVTGGNRGIGRATARALVAEGARVVLLGRDEAALLDAVVEVGAVGHVLADTTDDVTVRAAMARTVDLLGGLDVVVNAAAPRALPGTPTSLEELVEADMLADVDTKVVGYLRVVRAAAPHLRRGGGAVVNVSGCNARVTGNISGSVRNIGVVALTKNLADELGPDGVRVTCVHPGLTVTERNLGDVDYLETAAGNALRRAPHASDVADLITFLASPRAWVASGAVVTADGGRPGHIWA; encoded by the coding sequence ATGGATCTTGGACTCTCGGGGGCCCGTGCCCTCGTCACCGGTGGAAACCGTGGGATCGGACGCGCCACGGCCCGTGCCCTCGTCGCGGAGGGCGCACGCGTGGTGCTGCTGGGCAGGGACGAGGCAGCGCTGCTGGACGCAGTCGTCGAGGTGGGCGCGGTGGGTCACGTCCTGGCCGACACCACCGACGACGTGACGGTCCGCGCTGCGATGGCGCGCACCGTCGATCTCCTCGGCGGCCTCGACGTCGTGGTCAACGCGGCGGCTCCGCGGGCACTGCCGGGCACACCGACGTCGCTCGAGGAGCTCGTCGAGGCCGACATGCTCGCCGACGTCGACACGAAGGTGGTCGGCTACCTGCGGGTCGTGCGGGCTGCTGCGCCGCACCTGCGGAGGGGCGGGGGAGCGGTCGTCAACGTCTCGGGCTGCAACGCCCGGGTGACCGGCAACATCTCCGGATCGGTGCGCAACATCGGCGTGGTGGCGCTGACGAAGAACCTTGCCGACGAACTCGGCCCCGACGGGGTCCGCGTGACCTGCGTCCACCCCGGTCTGACGGTGACCGAACGCAACCTGGGCGACGTCGACTACCTGGAGACAGCTGCCGGCAACGCGCTGCGTCGGGCTCCGCACGCCTCTGACGTCGCTGACCTGATCACGTTCCTGGCCTCTCCGCGGGCCTGGGTGGCCTCGGGTGCGGTGGTCACCGCCGACGGCGGTCGTCCCGGACACATCTGGGCCTGA
- a CDS encoding ferritin, with protein sequence MKLTPALEDAFNQQITLEFGASLVYRQLAIEMELQDLPGMAGWLRAQADEEIVHANKFIQHVADRDNHPVIGALDAPVATVSTPLDVFKASLAHEQKVSESIRNLYRLADAEGDIDSRPLLNWFVEEQVEEEATIREIIGQIERIGDDGAGMLRLDADMAARQSTGTEVA encoded by the coding sequence ATGAAGCTCACTCCCGCCCTCGAAGACGCGTTCAACCAGCAGATCACCCTGGAGTTCGGCGCCTCCTTGGTCTACCGCCAGCTCGCCATCGAGATGGAGCTCCAGGACCTCCCCGGCATGGCCGGCTGGCTCCGCGCCCAGGCCGACGAGGAGATCGTCCACGCCAACAAGTTCATCCAGCACGTCGCCGACCGTGACAACCACCCGGTCATCGGTGCTCTCGACGCGCCCGTCGCCACCGTCTCCACCCCGCTCGACGTCTTCAAGGCGTCCCTGGCGCACGAGCAGAAGGTCTCGGAGTCGATCCGCAACCTCTACCGCCTCGCCGACGCCGAGGGCGACATCGACTCCCGTCCCCTTCTCAACTGGTTCGTCGAGGAGCAGGTCGAGGAGGAGGCCACCATTCGCGAGATCATCGGCCAGATCGAGCGCATCGGTGACGACGGTGCCGGCATGCTGCGCCTCGACGCCGACATGGCCGCGCGTCAGTCCACCGGCACGGAAGTTGCGTGA
- a CDS encoding PIG-L deacetylase family protein, translating to MTTETPALLPTFDDADVQRVLCVVAHPDDIEYGPSTAVATWTARGVEVRYLLMTRGEAGISTMHPDETGALRTREQIAAGVAVGVDHIDFLGHPDGMLTYSLDLRRDVARAVRTFRPDIVVTQTWAEEPAWGLNQGDHRATGLACADGVRDAGNRWVFTDLIDEGLEPWSPQWLLVHGDPNPTHGVVVDEESFERGVASLEAHAEYFAVLTDHPTPRELVTTFTTTAGAAMGVPHAMLFRVHAL from the coding sequence ATGACCACCGAGACCCCCGCACTGCTGCCCACGTTCGACGACGCCGACGTCCAGCGCGTGCTGTGCGTGGTTGCCCACCCCGACGACATCGAGTACGGGCCGTCGACGGCGGTCGCGACGTGGACGGCTCGCGGCGTCGAGGTCCGCTACCTGCTGATGACGCGCGGCGAGGCGGGGATCTCGACGATGCACCCCGACGAGACCGGCGCGCTGCGCACCCGCGAGCAGATTGCGGCCGGCGTGGCTGTCGGCGTCGACCACATCGACTTCCTGGGCCACCCCGACGGGATGCTCACCTACTCCCTCGACCTGCGCCGTGACGTCGCCCGGGCCGTGCGCACGTTCCGGCCCGACATCGTCGTCACCCAGACGTGGGCCGAGGAACCCGCCTGGGGACTCAACCAGGGCGACCACCGCGCCACCGGGCTGGCCTGCGCCGACGGTGTCCGCGACGCCGGCAACCGGTGGGTCTTCACCGACCTGATCGACGAGGGCCTGGAGCCGTGGTCGCCGCAGTGGCTGCTGGTCCACGGCGACCCGAACCCCACCCACGGGGTCGTCGTCGACGAGGAGTCGTTCGAACGCGGTGTCGCGTCCCTCGAGGCGCACGCGGAGTACTTCGCGGTCCTCACCGACCACCCCACCCCGCGGGAACTCGTCACTACCTTCACCACCACCGCAGGCGCTGCCATGGGCGTGCCGCACGCGATGCTGTTCCGCGTCCACGCTCTCTGA
- a CDS encoding sensor histidine kinase, with amino-acid sequence MRTSGVRDADSEVPLAPVAGEPGARFRRRDVVFGTLALVTVVIAWFGFATHSDPYLNWIDDDLRNRSLWGTAVAVLAVAVAGRVPSLSLLLAWIVLGMVGLGCPPQAAIGMTVLTGFACAAWGNRWTLWASALSIPAATFLVAVSLDPLVVSRAAAEFGFYRYGYDLYQVVDWRLVILVVAILALALPWFAGLAVRFRIRSEAAARETAVAEAERDDAAAARVEAEEVAHVREQQAQLARDVHDVVGHSLTVILAQAQAAQFLGDEEQVRASLETIAATAHTSLDDVRRVLASTSGAPVPAPAVEDLHVMLDGVRASGRRVEFMEEGQPRPLPPELATVAHRVLQEMVTNAVRHGNEHEPILVERHWGWDLRLEVANAMPFEPEQAVPPTVVRRVGQGVTGMRRRLESVGGRLDVRIRTGDATRPSTHTVTAWLPLPGTLEGQHRP; translated from the coding sequence ATGAGAACATCCGGTGTGCGTGACGCCGACTCCGAAGTTCCCCTCGCCCCGGTCGCCGGCGAACCCGGAGCGCGGTTCCGGCGTCGTGACGTCGTCTTCGGGACCCTTGCCCTGGTCACCGTCGTGATCGCGTGGTTCGGGTTCGCCACGCACAGCGACCCGTACCTCAACTGGATCGACGACGACCTCCGCAACCGTTCGTTGTGGGGCACCGCCGTCGCGGTGCTCGCGGTGGCGGTGGCGGGACGGGTTCCGTCGTTGTCGTTGCTCCTGGCGTGGATCGTGCTCGGCATGGTGGGTCTGGGGTGCCCGCCCCAGGCTGCGATCGGCATGACCGTGCTGACCGGGTTCGCGTGCGCTGCGTGGGGCAACCGTTGGACGCTGTGGGCCAGTGCGCTCTCGATCCCGGCCGCGACGTTCCTCGTCGCCGTCTCCCTCGACCCGCTGGTGGTCAGCAGGGCGGCTGCCGAGTTCGGCTTCTACCGCTACGGCTACGACCTCTACCAGGTCGTCGACTGGCGGCTCGTGATCCTCGTGGTGGCGATTCTCGCGCTCGCGCTGCCGTGGTTCGCGGGGCTGGCGGTACGGTTCCGGATCCGCTCGGAGGCAGCCGCCCGGGAGACGGCCGTTGCCGAGGCGGAGCGCGACGACGCCGCTGCCGCCCGCGTCGAGGCCGAGGAGGTCGCGCATGTCCGGGAGCAGCAGGCGCAGTTGGCCCGCGACGTCCACGACGTCGTGGGGCACTCACTCACCGTGATCCTCGCCCAGGCCCAGGCGGCCCAGTTCCTCGGCGACGAGGAGCAGGTGCGGGCTTCGTTGGAGACGATCGCAGCCACCGCCCACACTTCTCTCGACGACGTGCGCCGCGTGCTGGCCAGCACCTCGGGGGCGCCGGTGCCGGCCCCGGCCGTGGAGGACCTGCACGTGATGCTCGACGGTGTGCGCGCCTCGGGGCGCCGGGTCGAGTTCATGGAGGAAGGGCAGCCGCGCCCGCTCCCGCCCGAGCTCGCCACGGTCGCACACCGGGTGCTGCAGGAGATGGTCACCAACGCAGTGCGCCACGGCAACGAGCACGAGCCGATCCTGGTGGAACGCCACTGGGGGTGGGACCTGCGTCTGGAGGTCGCCAACGCGATGCCGTTCGAACCCGAGCAAGCGGTCCCACCGACGGTGGTCCGTCGGGTCGGGCAGGGCGTCACCGGGATGCGGCGTCGGCTGGAGTCGGTCGGCGGGCGTCTCGACGTCCGGATCCGCACCGGGGACGCCACCCGTCCCTCCACCCACACGGTGACGGCCTGGCTGCCGTTGCCCGGAACCCTCGAAGGACAGCACCGACCGTGA